A genomic window from Streptomyces mirabilis includes:
- a CDS encoding LLM class flavin-dependent oxidoreductase, giving the protein MDDTDEIRGTAQGTAPVPLSVLDLVTVGAGRTATDALRTSVAISRLAESRGFHRYWVAEHHSMPGVASSSPAVILAHLAAHTTRIRLGSGGVMLPNHAPLVIAEQFGTLEAMAPGRVDLGLGRAPGTDGATAAALRRTERLHEGADDFPEQLAELTRFLDDDFPSGHPYARIHAVPGPVQSTSPGGVQSPHRPPIWLLGSSGFSARLAGVLGLPFAFAHHFSAQNTIPALDLYRESFRPSAVLDAPYALIGVSALATDDEKEARRQVRAAALNMVRLRTGRPGLVPTPEEAEAYDFSPMEREFVDSWNANVIHGTADEVRAGLDGLQKRTGADELMLTGNAHGGDVRLRSYELIADAYGLPNAD; this is encoded by the coding sequence GCCGGCCGCACAGCGACCGACGCCCTGCGCACCAGCGTCGCCATCTCCCGCCTCGCAGAGTCCCGCGGCTTCCACCGCTACTGGGTCGCCGAACACCACTCCATGCCGGGCGTGGCCTCCTCCTCACCCGCGGTGATCCTCGCCCACCTCGCCGCCCACACGACCCGCATCCGCCTGGGCTCGGGCGGCGTGATGCTCCCGAACCACGCCCCTCTGGTGATCGCGGAGCAGTTCGGCACGCTGGAAGCCATGGCCCCGGGCCGAGTGGACCTGGGCCTGGGCCGAGCCCCCGGCACGGACGGCGCCACCGCCGCCGCCCTCCGCCGCACCGAGCGTCTCCACGAGGGCGCCGACGACTTCCCCGAGCAGCTCGCGGAGCTGACCCGCTTCCTGGACGACGACTTCCCGTCCGGTCACCCCTACGCCCGCATCCACGCGGTCCCGGGCCCCGTCCAGTCGACCTCCCCGGGCGGCGTACAGTCCCCGCACCGCCCCCCGATCTGGCTCCTGGGATCCTCCGGGTTCAGCGCCCGCCTGGCCGGCGTCCTCGGCCTCCCCTTCGCCTTCGCGCACCACTTCTCGGCCCAGAACACGATCCCGGCGCTGGACCTCTACCGCGAGTCCTTCCGGCCGAGCGCCGTGCTGGACGCCCCGTACGCCCTGATCGGCGTCTCCGCCCTCGCGACGGACGACGAGAAGGAGGCCCGCCGCCAGGTCAGGGCCGCGGCCCTGAACATGGTCCGTCTGCGTACCGGCCGCCCGGGTCTCGTCCCGACCCCCGAGGAGGCGGAGGCGTACGACTTCAGCCCGATGGAACGTGAGTTCGTCGACTCCTGGAACGCCAACGTCATCCACGGCACCGCGGACGAGGTCCGCGCCGGCCTCGACGGCCTCCAGAAGCGCACCGGCGCCGACGAGCTGATGCTCACGGGCAACGCCCACGGCGGCGACGTACGCCTGCGCTCGTACGAACTGATCGCGGACGCGTACGGGCTGCCGAACGCGGACTAG